TTGGCTTCTAACATAGccctttgttgttttatttaacatttctctCATCGTTCTTTAACAGGTGAAAAAATCGAGTGGCTAAGATGACTGTGTCATTTGTGCCTTACAATAGCATCAATGCAATAATTACAACTGCTCTTGAGACCCCAAAGTCACACATAAGGGTTCTATGAATCAATAAAAGTCTAAATTCTAACTCTAGTGTTGTGTCAATGAAAATATACAGACAGCATCAGCTTTATCTTTGTCATCAAGCAATAGATATTTATAAGGTCCTCAATTAAAGTGTCATTACTTAGGATCTAGGTTCAGAACATTATGATGATAGTATAGTTCCTTCCAGGTGAGATatattgtgatttattttctatCATGATTTGCTATAGTAATGTTTCATAAGTGAAACAGGATCTAATCCTTTACTTTTGGTGTTGGTCCACTTGATGACAGGCCTACCCTTGTAGCAGTGATAAGGAGTGTGAAGTTGGGAGGTATTGCCACAGTCCCCACCAAGGATCATCGGCCTGCATGGTGTGTCGGAGAAAAAAGAAGCGCTGCCATCGAGATGGCATGTGCTGCCCCGGTACCCGCTGCAATAATGGTAAAAGATCTAAGTGTTCATGGGCCTCTTTCTTTTCATCACAGTAAGCCTGTCTCTCACGTCAGGTTATCTTCTCCTTACTCAGACTCCTGAAATATAAGGAGCCTGGCAGAATTGGTTTAGGTAGTGTAAGATTACCTGAATTACCTCCCCAAATCTTAGTGTTCCTAGACTCTGGCTGCTTTCTATATTTTATGACGTATGCTGATCTAGAATATTGCCATGTTGAAGTGTTGTGTATAAATAGCAagacattctattccattaaacaCATAAGTGAATGCATGCAAAAGAACCAAAGAAATAAACTTGATATGATTTAGTAATGCAGTTGTAAATATCTATTCCAGTTTTGTGCTTTGGGTTTACTCAAGATGTTCTGAGCTCAGTCTTACGGTCGTAGAGTGATTGGTTCCTCCAAAGGGAGATGTGGGATTTTATTCCCCAACCTGGCTTCATCCAATATCAATAAATTTATACGCAGACAATTCAGTAATAACGATGAAATGGATCACAGACAAGATGTGGCAAACACATTAAATAATTGCAGAAGGTAATTAGAAATATATACTTAATCATATAAAACAACATAATCAGGCTCATATTCTCATGCCTATTCCTGACCTCTGGGTGTAGACCTACTGTGAGTCTCTTGCACAGGAGGTGAAGGGAACAAGACCTCACACCATTAGAGAAGTTTACAGTGTAAACTAAGATTATGTTGTTAATTAATAAAGGTATCTGGATCCAGAGGATGTATGTCTGatcagattatttaaaaatagtactaGCTCACACTGATTCTTCACATATATTCACAataactttgtgaatatataaaattatgcttTCATTCCCAGTTTTGTCCAAGGTCTCTTAGTCTTGAGAGAGACAAAATGCATATCAAAGAAGTTTCACTTTAGGGCCAAAGTATGCTCAGTTtcagtaaataagtaaatgaatggatgggtggatagatagatagacagacagatagataaatgGCTTCATATTTCACATCAAGAGAGTATGTGGATAAATATCACATTTCACAGAATTGAATTAGTCTAACTGATTATATGATCATCTCTAGGCATCTGTATCCCAGTTACTGAAAGCATCTTAACCCCTCACATCCCGGCTCTGGATGGCACTCGGCAcagagatcgaaaccacggtCATTACTCAAGCCATGACTTGGGATGGCAGAATCTAGGAAGAACACACACTAAGATGTCTCATATAAAAGGTAGGGATATCTGTagttctggggtttttttttaaataaagaagtagaagaaaaatatagataattAATTCCATTGGTTTTAGAAAAAATTACAAGGAAGTTTCTTTAATCCTAGCTAGTCATTAAACTTGTTATTCAGATGGCAAATAATGGAAACAGACCATAATGGATTTATGTGATAAGAAGTAGAGCCAATTGGTATCAACCAAGACTTTTCATTACAAATGGTAACATAGAAGACagtataagtaaaaatattttatgtgcttCTGAttgcaaaatagaatttttttttctgaagtgtcAGGGTAACATCTATTGGCCATCATCTCTGCAGGGCATGAAGGAGACCCCTGCCTACGATCATCAGACTGCATTGAAGGGTTTTGCTGTGCTCGTCATTTCTGGACCAAAATCTGCAAACCAGTGCTCCATCAGGGGGAAGTCTGTACCAAACAACGCAAGAAGGGTTCTCATGGGCTGGAAATTTTCCAGCGGTGCGACTGTGCGAAGGGCCTGTCTTGCAAAGTTTGGAAAGATGCCACCTACTCCTCCAAAGCCAGACTCCATGTGTGTCAGAAAGTTTGATCACCATTGAGGAACATCATCAATAGCAGACTGTGAATTTGTGTATTTAATGCATTATAGCATGGTGGAAAATAAGGTTCAGATGCagaagaatggctaaaataagaaACGTGATAAGAATATAGATcacaaaaagggagaaagaaaacatgAACTGAATAGATTAGAATGGGTGAAAAATGCAGTGCAGCCAGTGTTTCCATTATGCAACTTGTCTATGTAAATAATGTACACATTTGTGGAAAATGCTATTATTAAGAGAAAAAGCACACAGTGGAAATTACTGACGAGTAGTATGTGACTTTCCAAGAGTTTAGGTTGTGCTGGAGGAGAGGTTTCCTTCAGATTGCTGATTGCTTATACAAATAACCTACATGCCAGATTTCTGTTCAACGTTAGAGTTTAACAAAATACTCCTAGAATAACTTGTTATACAATaggttctaaaaataaaattgctaaacaagaaatgaaaacatggagCATAGTTAATTTACAACAGaaaattaccttttaatttgtaACACTACTTCTGCTGTTCAATCAAGAGTCTTGgtagataagaaaaaaatcagtcagtatttccaaataattacaaaataatggCCAGTTGTTTAAGAAGGTCTTTAGgaagacaaataaataacaaatagctacaaaaacttttttttcaaaattttagtttTACCTATAATGAACAAGAACTGATATAAGACAAAAACAGTTCCTTCAGATTCTATGGAATGACAGTATATCTCTCTTTATCCCATGTGATTCCTGCTCTGAATGCATTTTACTTTCTAAACTATATCCATAAATTGTGACTAGTAAAATACTTGCACAGAGCAGAATTTTCACAGatggcaaaaaaaattaaagatatccAATACATGTGGGAAAAGAGCTAACAGAGAGATCATTATTTCTTAAAGATTGGCCATAAGCTATGTTTTGATAGAATTAAATTGGTAAATACATGTATTCATACATACTCTGTGGTAATAGAGACTTGAGCTGGATCTGTACTGCACTGGAGTAAGCAAGAAAATCGggaaaacttttttgtttgttcatgttTTGTCAACACATAGATCATATGTCTGAGGCACAAGCTGGCTGTTCATCTTTGAAACCAGGGGATGCACAGTCTAAATGAAGATCTACATGGGATTTGCTATCATAATATTTACTATGCAAATGAATTCAATGTGAGGTCATGTGTCTGTACTAtcctcaaattatttattttatagtgcTGAGATCCTCAAATAATCTCAATTTCAGGAGGTTTCACAAAATGGACTCCTGAAGTAGACAGAGTAGTGAGGTTCCATTGCCCTCTATAAGCTTCTGACTGGCCAATGGCATCATCCAATTTTCTTCCCAAATCTCTGCAACATCTGCTTTATTGCCAAAGGgctagtttctgttttctgcagccATTGCGGTTAAAAAATATGAGTAGGATAACTTGTAAAATCTGCATATTGCTAATCTATAGACACCACAGTTTCtaaattctttgaaaccactttactattttttttaaacttaactcAGTGCTAAATACTTTGTCTAGAgcacaaaagaataaaaggttATCTTATAGTCGTGACTTTAAAGTTTTGTAGACCACAATtcactttttagttttcttttacttAAATCCCATCTGCAGTCTCAAATTTAAGTTCTCCCAGTAGAAATTGAGTTTGAGCCTGTATATCTATTAAAAATTTCAACTTCCCACATATATTTACTAAGATTATTAAGATTTACATTTTCTGCACAGgtctgcaaaaacaaaaattgtaaacTAGTCCATCCAAGAACCAAAGTTTGTATAAACAGGTTGCTATAAGCTTGGTGAAATGAAAATGGAACATTTCAATCAAACATTTCCTATATAACAATTATTATATTTACAATTTGGTTTCtgcaatatttttcttatgttcacccttttaaaaattattatttgaagtAATTTATTTACAGGAAATGTTAATGAGATGTATTTTCTTATAGAGATATTTCTTACAGAAAGCTTTGTAGCAGAATATATTTGCAGCTATTGACTTTGTAATTTAGGAAAAATGTATAATAAGataaaatctattaaatttttCTCCTCTAAAAACTGAATTCAAAGTTCCTTGTCTTTTGCCTACGggaagaattttcatagaatcaTACTTTCTGAGAGTTCAACTGGACTTGGTCTGATTTTGAGGACTGGGTGTGAATCATTTGGAGGACATCAGCATGAGATAACTCAGAGCAGTTTACAATTACAAAAGGTAGTTTATTTCATGGCAGTTTAGCTGTAATTGTTAGaaagttgtttctgttttgtttttttttccaaaccaaAATATTCCAGCTTGTGATTTACACCCATTTAGTCATACTTTGCCTTCTGGAACGACTTGGAACAAGAAAGTGCTCTtcacaaatttttcaaaatactttaagACAGGTAAAATATACCCCATAATCTTCTCTCTAGGCTAAAGTTTTCCACAATAGAAATACTATTATGCTTAGAGTATTGGTTCATTTCTACATGAACCAATGAACGTGAGCTACACGATGCCTTTTTCTGTGTTTGGAGAGAAACTGAGTGAAATCAAATCCACTTCCTGGGAAGCGAGTCTTTCCTCTGCTTCCTGAACCAGAGATGTCAAGAGTGTTTTGAGGAATAGTGTTCACCAAGTATGAGCAGGGATGCTACAAGAGCCCATGTTGTATTAGACATCAGAATGGGCTGCAAATATGGATAATAAACATTCTGTGACATAGTGAATGAATTAAATGTAGCTATGGCTGCTTCGTGAAGCTAAAACAGTCCCACAGCCAGAAGTTAGAGTTAAAAATACCTTTAGCGTTGCTGAAATACTTTCCACAATATGTTAATTAGTCATTTAAGGATATgcttaaatcattggccatttcCTCAAAttgagaatatttatattttctagttaAAGTATGCTTTTGACTATAACAATCATATAggtgatctttttcttttctattgtgcTCAGTGAGATGCTCTGAGAACTGACAAATTgtcctgacatttttttttttttttttttttttttttttagttaagaaACAAAATACCCTTAAGTAGCCTTAGTATTTTAGGGGAAAACATTCAGTTACACTTTTGTAAATGTAATTGTAGCCTTAGGATTTTAGGGGAAAACGTTCAATTATAATTGTCTTCACTCAAAATCAGGCCAGTTGAAAaacagatctttttaaaaaaacaggcagATGAAAGATTACTCTATTGCTGGTGAAGCTAATATTGGAAAATGTAGCATATACCTGTGAGCAAGAAGACATTCTAACACTAAACACCAGAAATAGATTCTGTGCCCATTCACATTCAACACCAGACTATATCAGTTCCATCTTATGGGAGATGCCctgtaaaatttatattatgaATGGGCAGAACAGAATGACACGCCTCCTTCTGGTAGTTAACACCGAAGATGAAGCGGGTGGAAAAGGGGCTGAACTATGCATTTCTCATTCAAAAATCTCATCGAAAATTTTCCAAAACTGGACAATTTGTACTACATGAAAGGAGTGAGGGGTGGAGTGAGACAAAGATGATCATTCCATGCCACATCAAATTCACTTTAAAGATTGAGAAAGAAGAAGCCCTCCTCATATCCTTCCCCAGATCCTTAAATTTTTAACCCATTGTGCATACCATTTGTCTATGGTGAAGATATGAGTTTTAGCCAAAATCTGACCTGCTATCTCCTGGGGGAAGTCCCTGATGAAGTCTTTTTCCTAATGACAACCATTCCTTCTTTATGGATCCTCTCAGGATGTGG
The nucleotide sequence above comes from Symphalangus syndactylus isolate Jambi chromosome 10, NHGRI_mSymSyn1-v2.1_pri, whole genome shotgun sequence. Encoded proteins:
- the DKK2 gene encoding dickkopf-related protein 2, with product MAALMRCKDSSRCLLLLAAVLMVESSQIGSSRAKLNSIKSSLGGETPAQAANRSAGIYQGLAFGGSKKGKNLGQAYPCSSDKECEVGRYCHSPHQGSSACMVCRRKKKRCHRDGMCCPGTRCNNGICIPVTESILTPHIPALDGTRHRDRNHGHYSSHDLGWQNLGRTHTKMSHIKGHEGDPCLRSSDCIEGFCCARHFWTKICKPVLHQGEVCTKQRKKGSHGLEIFQRCDCAKGLSCKVWKDATYSSKARLHVCQKV